Proteins found in one Homalodisca vitripennis isolate AUS2020 chromosome 4, UT_GWSS_2.1, whole genome shotgun sequence genomic segment:
- the LOC124360301 gene encoding thyroid transcription factor 1-associated protein 26 homolog: MDPSTTKCKSRNFNGCKFGQFPDDSRKRRYKNDGQHGVKQELKGKKMHTKSFSSSAPDSKIKFKKHSSSTFRLAVEEYNNKKLEIQKQKEEMKNRKEETKQALQRYKETKAIKMKTLSRKTKKGQPVMKYRMQNLLERIQNGLK; the protein is encoded by the exons ATGGACCCATCTACTACAAAATGCAAAAGTAGAAATTTCAATGGATGTAAATTTGGTCAATTTCCGGATGATTCAAGGAAACGCCGATATAAAAACG ATGGGCAGCATGGAGTAAAGCAAGAGCTGAAAGGTAAGAAGATGCATACAAAATCATTCAGCTCATCAGCCCctgatagtaaaattaaatttaaaaa gcACAGCAGCAGTACTTTTAGACTTGCAGTTGaagagtataataataaaaagttagaaattcagaaacaaaaagaagaaatgaaaaatagaaAAGAAGAAACAAAACAAGCTTTGCAGCGATATAAGGAAACAAaggctataaaaatgaaaacattgtcaagaaaaacaaaaaaaggacAACCTGTAATGAAATATAGGATGCAAAATTTACTAGAAAGAATTCAAAATGGATTGAAGTAA